A genomic region of Columba livia isolate bColLiv1 breed racing homer chromosome 24, bColLiv1.pat.W.v2, whole genome shotgun sequence contains the following coding sequences:
- the PRDM10 gene encoding PR domain zinc finger protein 10 isoform X4 yields MEHHSREEMDTKEESPQVHFVPEGGTVAQIVYSDEQDRPSQQVVYTADGTSYTSVDTSEHTLVYIHPVEATQTLFTDPSQVAYVQQDATTQQASLQVHNQVLPPMEAVDGSDPLAPLQNQMEGMETKEEDDEDEDEDEEGEDTDMDEWDPDPPRPFDPNDLWCEECNNAHPSVCPKHGPLHPIPNRPVLTRARASLPLVLYIDRFLGGVFSKRRIPKRTQFGPVEGPLVRQTELKDCYIHLKVSLDKGDRKDRDLQEDLWFELSSEALCNWMMFVRPAQNHLEQNLVAYQYGHHIYYTTIKNVEPKQELKVWYAASYAEFVNQKIHDISEEERKVLREQEKNWPCYECNRRFMSSEQLQQHLNSHDEKLDFFSRARGRGRGRGKRRFGPGRRPGRPPKFMRMEVTSENGEKCEEGTQDLLHFSSKGQFDEAGQAALNGLEQQEQTPVPPETQPALEQQSENHPLQIQPQHDESAVPTQSTMTADDMRRAKRIRNAALQHLFIRKSFRPFKCLQCGKAFREKDKLDQHLRFHGREGNCPLTCDICNKGFINSGALESHMKFHMDQKTYSCIFCPESFDRLDLLKDHVAVHVNDGYFTCPTCKKRFPDFIQVKKHVRSFHSEKIYQCTECDKAFCRPDKLRLHMLRHSDRKDFLCSTCGKQFKRKDKLREHMQRMHNPEREAKKADRISRSKTFKPRIASTDYESFMFKCRLCMMGFRRRGMLVNHLSKRHPDMKIEEVPELTLPIIKPNRDYFCQYCDKVYKSASKRKAHILKNHPGAELPPSIRKLRPAGPGEPDPMLSTHTQLTGTIATPPVCCPHCSKQYSSKTKMVQHIRKKHPEFAQLPNTIHAPLTTAVISSTPAVLTTDSTTGETVVTTDLLTQAMTEISQTLTTDYRTPQGDYQRIQYIPVSQSTTGLQQPQHIQLQVVQVAQATSPHQSQHSTVDVGQLHDPQTYTQHAIQVQHIQVTEPSPAAQSSSQVGAQPLSPSSQQSQQELSPSQMQTTPSTPTQALQQQQSSSVQHTYLPSTWNSFRSYSSEIQMMTIPQGQYVITETAVGTPVTTVNTGQVKAVTQTHYVISEGQPDLEAKQNSSLSSEVPVGVSQPPAHAEPLESQPSGQQQTAQYIITTTTNGSGGSEVHIAKPRTFSAEHE; encoded by the exons ATGGAGCACCACAGCAGGGAGGAGATGGACACGAAAGAGGAAAGTCCTCAG GTGCACTTTGTCCCCGAGGGGGGCACGGTGGCACAGATCGTGTACAGCGATGAGCAGGACCGGCCCTCGCAGCAGGTGGTTTACACGGCAGACGGCACCTCCTACACCTCCGTGGACACCTCGGAGCACACTCTCGTTTACATCCATCCCGTGGAAGCTACGCAG ACTCTGTTTACAGATCCGTCCCAAGTGGCGTACGTCCAACAGGATGCTACCACCCAGCAG GCATCATTACAGGTGCACAACCAGGTGTTACCTCCTATGGAGGCAGTGGATGGTTCTGACCCTTTAGCACCTCTGCAGAATCAAATGGAAGGGATGGAAACAAAAGAGGAAGATGAtgaggatgaagatgaggatgaaGAAGGGGAAGACACTGACATGGATGAATGGGACCCAGATCCACCTCGACCCTTTGATCCCAATGATTTGT GGTGTGAAGAGTGTAATAACGCGCATCCCTCGGTGTGTCCCAAACATGGACCTTTGCATCCGATCCCCAACCGGCCGGTGCTGACCAGGGCAAGAGCCAGCCTGCCCTTGGTGCTCTACATAGACAGGTTTTTGGGAGGGGTGTTCTCCAAAAGGCGGATCCCAAAACGCACACAGTTTGGACCCGTGGAGGGACCCCTGGTTAGACAAACGGAACTCAAAGACTGCTACATCCATTTGAAG GTTTCCCTTGATAAGGGtgacagaaaagacagagacTTGCAAGAAGACCTGTGGTTTGAACTTTCTAGCGAGGCTCTTTGTAACTGGATGATGTTTGTGCGTCCAGCTCAAAACCATTTGGAGCAGAACCTGGTAGCATATCAGTATGGCCACCATATTTATTACACGACCATTAAAAATGTGGAGCCCAAGCAGGAACTCAAG GTGTGGTACGCTGCCTCCTATGCGGAGTTTGTGAACCAGAAGATCCATGACATAtctgaggaggaaaggaagg TTCTCCGAGAGCAAGAGAAGAACTGGCCATGTTACGAGTGCAACCGTCGTTTCATGAGCTCGGAGCAACTCCAGCAGCACCTCAACTCCCATGATGAGAAGCTGGACTTCTTCAGCAG AGCAAGAGGCCGAGGTCGTGGGCGAGGAAAGAGGAGGTTTGGACCAGGGAGGCGCCCGGGGCGCCCTCCCAAATTCATGCGTATGGAAGTAACCAGTGAAAATGGGGAAAAGTGTGAAGAAGGGACACAG GACTTGCTGCATTTTTCCAGCAAGGGGCAGTTTGATGAGGCCGGACAAGCTGCGCTGAATGGGttggagcagcaggaacagaCTCCGGTGCCACCAGAGACGCAGCCGGCACTGGAGCAGCAGTCGGAAAACCACCCGCTCCAAATCCAGCCGCAGCACGACGAGAGCGCGGTGCCTACGCAGAGCACCATGACGGCAGATGACATGAGGCGAGCAAAGCGTATCAGG AACGCAGCTCTTCAGCACCTGTTCATCCGGAAATCCTTCCGTCCGTTCAAATGCCTCCAGTGCGGGAAAGCTTTCCGTGAAAAGGACAAACTGGATCAGCATTTGCGCTTTCACGGGCGGGAAGGAAACTGCCCTTTGACTTGTGACATCTGCAACAAGGGCTTCATCAACAGCGGGGCTCTCGAGAGCCACATGAAGTTCCACATGGACCAGAAAACGTACTCTTGCATCTTCTGTCCCGAGTCCTTTGACCGCTTGGATCTGCTTAAAGATCACGTGGCCGTCCATGTCAACGATGGCTATTTCACCTGCCCTACCTGCAAGAAACGCTTTCCTGATTTTATCCAG GTCAAGAAACACGTACGCAGTTTCCATTCAGAAAAGATTTACCAGTGCACAGAATGCGACAAGGCTTTCTGCCGCCCCGACAAGCTGCGGCTCCATATGTTGCGACACTCAGACCGCAAAGACTTCTTGTGCTCCACGTGTGGCAAGCAGTTCAAG AGGAAAGACAAACTGCGAGAGCACATGCAGAGGATGCACAACCCAGAGAGGGAGGCCAAGAAAGCTGATCGAATCAGCCGCTCCAAAACGTTCAAGCCTCGGATAGCTTCCACTGACTACGAGAGCTTCATGTTCAAATGCCGACTCTGCATGATGGGTTTCCGCCGGAGGGGGATGTTG GTGAATCATTTGTCAAAGAGACATCCAGACATGAAAATAGAAGAGGTGCCAGAGCTCACGTTGCCCATCATCAAACCCAACAGAGATTACTTCTGTCAGTACTGTGATAAG GTGTACAAGAGTGCCAGTAAACGCAAAGCACACATCCTGAAAAACCATCCCGGTGCTGAGCTACCTCCGAGCATCCGGAAACTGCGTCCTGCAGGCCCGGGAGAGCCGGACCCCATGCTGAGCACCCACACCCAGCTGACGGGTACCATCGCCACCCCTCCGGTCTGCTGTCCTCACTGTTCCAAGCAGTACAGCAGCAAG ACAAAGATGGTACAGCACATTCGCAAGAAGCACCCAGAGTTTGCTCAGCTCCCTAACACGATACATGCCCCGCTGACAACAGCTGTCATCAGTTCCACTCCTGCTGTTCTAACCACTGACAGCACCACCGGAGAAACCGTTGTG ACAACAGATTTACTGACACAAGCCATGACGGAGATATCCCAGACCCTCACAACAGACTATCGGACTCCCCAGGGGGATTATCAACGAatccagtacatcccagtgtcGCAGTCCACAACCGGCTtgcagcagcctcagcacaTACAGCTGCAGGTTGTTCAAGTGGCCCAG gctaCCTCACCTCACCAGTCCCAGCACTCCACCGTGGATGTTGGGCAGCTTCACGATCCCCAGACGTACACCCAACATGCCATCCAGGTGCAGCACATCCAGGTCACAGAGCCATCGCCAGCAGCTCAGTCATCATCACAG gttgGGGCTCAGCCTTTGAGTCCCTCCTCACAACAATCTCAGCAGGAGCTCAGCCCCTCGCAGATGCAGACAACTCCGTCTACGCCGACCCAagccctccagcagcagcaaagctctTCAGTCCAGCACACGTATCTCCCCAGCACGTGGAACTCATTTCGGAGCTATT CATCTGAAATTCAGATGATGACCATTCCCCAAGGCCAGTATGTGATCACAGAGACTGCTGTGGGTACACCGGTCACCACCGTCAACACAGGGCAAGTAAAAGCAGTTACTCAG ACTCACTATGTGATATCTGAAGGTCAGCCCGATCTGgaggcaaaacaaaactcttcGCTCTCCAGCGAGGTCCCGGTCGGCGTTTCGCAGCCACCAGCCCACGCGGAGCCCCTGGAATCGC
- the PRDM10 gene encoding PR domain zinc finger protein 10 isoform X5 codes for MEAVDGSDPLAPLQNQMEGMETKEEDDEDEDEDEEGEDTDMDEWDPDPPRPFDPNDLWCEECNNAHPSVCPKHGPLHPIPNRPVLTRARASLPLVLYIDRFLGGVFSKRRIPKRTQFGPVEGPLVRQTELKDCYIHLKVSLDKGDRKDRDLQEDLWFELSSEALCNWMMFVRPAQNHLEQNLVAYQYGHHIYYTTIKNVEPKQELKVWYAASYAEFVNQKIHDISEEERKVLREQEKNWPCYECNRRFMSSEQLQQHLNSHDEKLDFFSRARGRGRGRGKRRFGPGRRPGRPPKFMRMEVTSENGEKCEEGTQDLLHFSSKGQFDEAGQAALNGLEQQEQTPVPPETQPALEQQSENHPLQIQPQHDESAVPTQSTMTADDMRRAKRIRNAALQHLFIRKSFRPFKCLQCGKAFREKDKLDQHLRFHGREGNCPLTCDICNKGFINSGALESHMKFHMDQKTYSCIFCPESFDRLDLLKDHVAVHVNDGYFTCPTCKKRFPDFIQVKKHVRSFHSEKIYQCTECDKAFCRPDKLRLHMLRHSDRKDFLCSTCGKQFKRKDKLREHMQRMHNPEREAKKADRISRSKTFKPRIASTDYESFMFKCRLCMMGFRRRGMLVNHLSKRHPDMKIEEVPELTLPIIKPNRDYFCQYCDKVYKSASKRKAHILKNHPGAELPPSIRKLRPAGPGEPDPMLSTHTQLTGTIATPPVCCPHCSKQYSSKTKMVQHIRKKHPEFAQLPNTIHAPLTTAVISSTPAVLTTDSTTGETVVTTDLLTQAMTEISQTLTTDYRTPQGDYQRIQYIPVSQSTTGLQQPQHIQLQVVQVAQATSPHQSQHSTVDVGQLHDPQTYTQHAIQVQHIQVTEPSPAAQSSSQVGAQPLSPSSQQSQQELSPSQMQTTPSTPTQALQQQQSSSVQHTYLPSTWNSFRSYSSEIQMMTIPQGQYVITETAVGTPVTTVNTGQVKAVTQTHYVISEGQPDLEAKQNSSLSSEVPVGVSQPPAHAEPLESQPSGQQQTAQYIITTTTNGSGGSEVHIAKPRTFSAEHE; via the exons ATGGAGGCAGTGGATGGTTCTGACCCTTTAGCACCTCTGCAGAATCAAATGGAAGGGATGGAAACAAAAGAGGAAGATGAtgaggatgaagatgaggatgaaGAAGGGGAAGACACTGACATGGATGAATGGGACCCAGATCCACCTCGACCCTTTGATCCCAATGATTTGT GGTGTGAAGAGTGTAATAACGCGCATCCCTCGGTGTGTCCCAAACATGGACCTTTGCATCCGATCCCCAACCGGCCGGTGCTGACCAGGGCAAGAGCCAGCCTGCCCTTGGTGCTCTACATAGACAGGTTTTTGGGAGGGGTGTTCTCCAAAAGGCGGATCCCAAAACGCACACAGTTTGGACCCGTGGAGGGACCCCTGGTTAGACAAACGGAACTCAAAGACTGCTACATCCATTTGAAG GTTTCCCTTGATAAGGGtgacagaaaagacagagacTTGCAAGAAGACCTGTGGTTTGAACTTTCTAGCGAGGCTCTTTGTAACTGGATGATGTTTGTGCGTCCAGCTCAAAACCATTTGGAGCAGAACCTGGTAGCATATCAGTATGGCCACCATATTTATTACACGACCATTAAAAATGTGGAGCCCAAGCAGGAACTCAAG GTGTGGTACGCTGCCTCCTATGCGGAGTTTGTGAACCAGAAGATCCATGACATAtctgaggaggaaaggaagg TTCTCCGAGAGCAAGAGAAGAACTGGCCATGTTACGAGTGCAACCGTCGTTTCATGAGCTCGGAGCAACTCCAGCAGCACCTCAACTCCCATGATGAGAAGCTGGACTTCTTCAGCAG AGCAAGAGGCCGAGGTCGTGGGCGAGGAAAGAGGAGGTTTGGACCAGGGAGGCGCCCGGGGCGCCCTCCCAAATTCATGCGTATGGAAGTAACCAGTGAAAATGGGGAAAAGTGTGAAGAAGGGACACAG GACTTGCTGCATTTTTCCAGCAAGGGGCAGTTTGATGAGGCCGGACAAGCTGCGCTGAATGGGttggagcagcaggaacagaCTCCGGTGCCACCAGAGACGCAGCCGGCACTGGAGCAGCAGTCGGAAAACCACCCGCTCCAAATCCAGCCGCAGCACGACGAGAGCGCGGTGCCTACGCAGAGCACCATGACGGCAGATGACATGAGGCGAGCAAAGCGTATCAGG AACGCAGCTCTTCAGCACCTGTTCATCCGGAAATCCTTCCGTCCGTTCAAATGCCTCCAGTGCGGGAAAGCTTTCCGTGAAAAGGACAAACTGGATCAGCATTTGCGCTTTCACGGGCGGGAAGGAAACTGCCCTTTGACTTGTGACATCTGCAACAAGGGCTTCATCAACAGCGGGGCTCTCGAGAGCCACATGAAGTTCCACATGGACCAGAAAACGTACTCTTGCATCTTCTGTCCCGAGTCCTTTGACCGCTTGGATCTGCTTAAAGATCACGTGGCCGTCCATGTCAACGATGGCTATTTCACCTGCCCTACCTGCAAGAAACGCTTTCCTGATTTTATCCAG GTCAAGAAACACGTACGCAGTTTCCATTCAGAAAAGATTTACCAGTGCACAGAATGCGACAAGGCTTTCTGCCGCCCCGACAAGCTGCGGCTCCATATGTTGCGACACTCAGACCGCAAAGACTTCTTGTGCTCCACGTGTGGCAAGCAGTTCAAG AGGAAAGACAAACTGCGAGAGCACATGCAGAGGATGCACAACCCAGAGAGGGAGGCCAAGAAAGCTGATCGAATCAGCCGCTCCAAAACGTTCAAGCCTCGGATAGCTTCCACTGACTACGAGAGCTTCATGTTCAAATGCCGACTCTGCATGATGGGTTTCCGCCGGAGGGGGATGTTG GTGAATCATTTGTCAAAGAGACATCCAGACATGAAAATAGAAGAGGTGCCAGAGCTCACGTTGCCCATCATCAAACCCAACAGAGATTACTTCTGTCAGTACTGTGATAAG GTGTACAAGAGTGCCAGTAAACGCAAAGCACACATCCTGAAAAACCATCCCGGTGCTGAGCTACCTCCGAGCATCCGGAAACTGCGTCCTGCAGGCCCGGGAGAGCCGGACCCCATGCTGAGCACCCACACCCAGCTGACGGGTACCATCGCCACCCCTCCGGTCTGCTGTCCTCACTGTTCCAAGCAGTACAGCAGCAAG ACAAAGATGGTACAGCACATTCGCAAGAAGCACCCAGAGTTTGCTCAGCTCCCTAACACGATACATGCCCCGCTGACAACAGCTGTCATCAGTTCCACTCCTGCTGTTCTAACCACTGACAGCACCACCGGAGAAACCGTTGTG ACAACAGATTTACTGACACAAGCCATGACGGAGATATCCCAGACCCTCACAACAGACTATCGGACTCCCCAGGGGGATTATCAACGAatccagtacatcccagtgtcGCAGTCCACAACCGGCTtgcagcagcctcagcacaTACAGCTGCAGGTTGTTCAAGTGGCCCAG gctaCCTCACCTCACCAGTCCCAGCACTCCACCGTGGATGTTGGGCAGCTTCACGATCCCCAGACGTACACCCAACATGCCATCCAGGTGCAGCACATCCAGGTCACAGAGCCATCGCCAGCAGCTCAGTCATCATCACAG gttgGGGCTCAGCCTTTGAGTCCCTCCTCACAACAATCTCAGCAGGAGCTCAGCCCCTCGCAGATGCAGACAACTCCGTCTACGCCGACCCAagccctccagcagcagcaaagctctTCAGTCCAGCACACGTATCTCCCCAGCACGTGGAACTCATTTCGGAGCTATT CATCTGAAATTCAGATGATGACCATTCCCCAAGGCCAGTATGTGATCACAGAGACTGCTGTGGGTACACCGGTCACCACCGTCAACACAGGGCAAGTAAAAGCAGTTACTCAG ACTCACTATGTGATATCTGAAGGTCAGCCCGATCTGgaggcaaaacaaaactcttcGCTCTCCAGCGAGGTCCCGGTCGGCGTTTCGCAGCCACCAGCCCACGCGGAGCCCCTGGAATCGC